The following is a genomic window from Babesia bovis T2Bo chromosome 4 map unlocalized Chr4_1, whole genome shotgun sequence.
TTATTGCCACAAGCTTCTGAATACACTGGGCGGATCCTTGCCAATCCTATTTAGGAATAAGGACACCAAGCAATTGCTGGACACTAAGCTAAAAGCTAGGAACACGGTCATGTCATTCTCGGTTATATCCGAGCTTGAGATGCTGGATTGTGAAATAATCTTCCACATTATAAAAATCATGACAGCAAAGGAAATTACTGAACACATTGCGCAGGTGCTGATGTTACTATTGCGGTATACTGGTGAGTAACAACACAAGTTTTGTATGATCTTCAGGCCACAAAATGAGAAGTGAGCATGCTGAGTCCTTTCAAAAGGTCATGGACCACTTTCACAAGATGCTGGAGGACTATAAATCATCGCATGGAGACATAACACAGAGTATGTATGGTTTTGGTACCGTTCATTTCATTCAGCACGGCTGAGGTTTTTTCAACAAGAGATTGACGCATTTAAGATATCAAAGGAGCGCAAGCCCGTGGAGACATTCGACTTCCTGAAGTATGTGATGCATAGTTGATATCATGTACAAACAGGAACATTATAAAGGGCGAGTTCAGGTACCAGGGCGGTGGCCGAAATCCACAAATTGACTATAAGACATTACTCCAATTTAGTCAAGCTTACACTGGCAACACTGGTTCGTATGCAATATTGAAGAAACTCGATTGTGATGCTATTTCAATGCTAAATAGCGGCATTGAGGGTGACGATGACCCAAACTCCACTGACGCTCTATTGCAGAAGGCAACTGCTTTGAGGTACGGTTACAAAATTTGGTTACGACTCCTTCAGATTATACTCCAACTGTCAAAAGTCAACCTTTATAGCTATCATGGGTGCGCTGAACCCTCAACACGCGGTTGAGCGCATAATGCAAATTGGTATCAAGTCTGCCCAGTATACCGAGGTTGTGTATACCATCGTCCACTGTCTAATGAGTGAGAATGCATACAACCCCTATTATTCCGAGGTTGGCAAACTCCTATCGCGGATGCCTTCCACTACTGGCAAGCGGTTCACCAGGGCTAACGTCTGCACTATGATTTCCGCAATAGAGCATCTCCATGAAAAACGACCTCAAAAGTGTACCCATGCAGGCCTATACTTTGGCGTTATGGTAATATCAAGGGTACTGGAAATACGGCTACTTCGTTTCCTTAAGAAGGAGCATATGGAAAGTGCTTCTATAGAGTCGTTTCTATCAGGCCTCTTTCTTGCCTTGGTGACGGAAACACCTCAAGACACTGAAGAGCATGTAATTGAGGACCTGCTGAAGTTACAAAGTGAGGTAGGTGATATGTATGTCTATTAACATCTTCAGGAAATATTCGAAGCCCTATCTGAAGCTTGGTCTGAATACTTGGACAGTCACTGTGCCAAGAAGGTATCCAAACTCAAATGCAGTCGGGTTATACTAGAGGCCTGTAGGCGCATATTTACTACTCAAGACTGAGCAATGCTATATGGCAGCTATTCTAAGGTCACTGATATAAATGTAGTACTTTCTATATGCAGTGTACGTCAACCCTTTGGTATTGAAACATTCAAGTTTTTAGTTACACTTTTTTTAGTGAACCACTGTCCGCTATATTCACTTGGTCTTTGACATTTCTGCAGCCTTTTCCTTTGCTTCTTGCAGACCACCAACCATGTAGAACGCCATTTCGGGCATATCGTCACACTCACCTTCCAAGATTTCCTTGACACCGCTGATGGTATCCTGTAGTTCAACGAACCTCCCAGGCTTGCCGGTGAACACCTCAGCCACTTGGAACGGCTGAGACAGGAAACGCTGTACCTTACGGGCGCGTGCTACAACGAACTTGTCCTGCTCAGACAGCTCGTCCATACCCAGAATGGCAATGATATCCTGCAGTGATTTGTAGTCCTGTAAAATTTTCTGTACACCACGTGCGGCATCGTACTGTTCCTGTCCTACAATGTTGGCCGACAGCATACGTGACGTTGAGTCAAGCGGGTCGACCGCAGGGTAAATACCCAACTCCGCAATTGAACGAGAAAGCACTGTAGTGGCATCCAAGTGCGAGAAAGTGGTAGCTGGAGCGGGATCAGTGATATCATCGGCTGGGACGTATACTGCCTGGACTGATGTAATCGAACCCTTGTTGGTTGTAGTAATGCGTTCCTGGAGTGCTCCGAGATCAGTGGCCAATGTAGGTTGATAACCCACGGCGGATGGAATTCTTCCTAACAGCGCACTCACTTCGGAACCGGCCTGGGTGAAACGGTAGATGTTATCGATGAAGAGTAGCACATCCTGCCCCTCTTCATCACGGAAATACTCGGCAACGGTCAATCCCGTGAGTGCAACACGGGCTCTAGCACCTGGTGGTTCGTTCATTTGTCCGTACACCAAAGCAGCTTTAGAGCCCGAGAAGTCAAATGTTCCGTCTTCCAGTTGACGGCGCTTGATGACACCCGTTTCCATCATTTCATGGTACAGTTCGTTACCTTCCCTCGTACGTTCACCAACACCAGCGAACACGGAGAACCCACCGTGTTTCTTGGCGACATTGTTGATCAATTCCATAATCAGGACCGTTTTACCTACACCGGCACCTCCGAACAAACCAATTTTACCTCCCTTGGCATAGGGTGCCAACAAATCAACCACTTTGATACCCGTGATCAGCAAGGCTTCATCTGTACGTTGGTCACTGAACGACACGGCTTCACGGTGGATCGACAACCGCTTGGAATCCGGGATGGGACCGCAACCATCAAGAGGGTCACCGGTAACGTTCATGATACGACCCAGGGTGGATTCCCCTACTGGGATTGTGATTGGGTTACCACTGTCTACAACTTCCTGACCGCGCGTAAGACCTTCGGTTGCACTCATTGCGATCGTGCGTGCAACACCGTTACCGAGGTGTTGAGCTACTTCCAGGCTAAGACGTCCTTCCGGTGTGTCAACCCATAATGCATTCAATATAGGCGGTGGCGTTCCATCGAATTTGACATCCACGATAGCGCCGATAACCTGGGATATGCTCCCTTTCTGTAGGTGGCTGGAGGTCGTGGCGTTGCCGGAAAAACGGCGGGTGGGATGCAATACCGAGCGGTGTAGGCAACGGCCTATACTACCGCTGATACTACGAAATAAGGCACACATTATGCTTGGTACAATATGTGAGTATCAGTATAAACAACAGAGGGACACTACACCAGCACACACCGCATGCCGAAATTGCAACGACAAAACGGATCTGTGCCCCTAAATTATGTTGTAAAAGGCGATTCAATAGCCTAACAAGCTGTAAAACAGCAGAGACATGGCGGCAAACGAGCAACACGTGAGTTATATGGGGAATCACACAGGTGAACTATATAGACACATAAGAAGTACATGATAGAAGTAGCTTGACTCTAGGTTAATGCAGCGTACTTACGCGAGCCACCGATACTACACTTAGCTAATGATAGGGAACTGACGAATCCAATCGACAACCTTCTTGCGCAGCGCGGCGATACGTTCGTTACCTTCGGCGCCGCGCTTAAAGTCCTCGTGGTTTTCTCCATGTGATTCCTGGATTGATTGTGTAATCTTCACGGCCTCCAGTAACGCTTCGGCGATGAACGCCATGTCCTCTGGGACAGCTCCTCTGGCTACTATCATAGCAGTTCCCAAACGCAATCCAGACGGGTTCATGGCACTGACATCTCCGGGTACGGTGCTCTTGCTTACAGTTACATTAATTGCGTTGCAAATGTGCTCCGCCTTGTTACCGTTTACTCCAAAAGGCTTCAGGTTAATTACAACCGTGTGGTTGTCAGTACCACCGGTCACAACTAGGAATCCACGTGACTCACACTCGATAGCAAGCCTACGGGCGTTCTCCACGATGTTCTTGGCATAGACCTTCCATTCTGGCGACATTACCTGAGCGGAGTTGCATAGACTACTGTAGAAACATACCGTCTTTAGTTGAACAGCGAGTGACGCTATGGCGTTGTTGTGTGGTCCTCCCTGCACCGTCGGGAACACTGCGTTGTTAATTTTGTCCTCGATGGTGGGATCAATCTTCTTGTTAAAGAAGATCATTCCTGCACGCGGTCCTTTCAAGGTCTTATGGGTCGTAGTGGTGACCACGTGGCAATACTCAAACGGACTTGGGTGTGCTTCCCCAGCAATTAAACCGGCAATGTGTGCTATGTCGGCCATGAGATATGCTCCAACCTTGTCAGCTATTTCACGGCAGCGTTTGTAATCCCAGTAGCGGCTGTAGCACGAGGCTCCGGCTATAATCAGCTTGGGGCAATATGCCTTTGCCAGGCGCTCCATATCGTCATAATCCAGCAATCCAGTTTCCTTGTTAACGTCATACTGCAGGCTGGTGTAGAATACAGCGGTGGCAGATATTTTCTTCTGACCAACGTAGAATCCGTGGGTCAGGTGCCCCCCGGAGGCTAGTCGCAAGCCCATAATCTTGTCATGTGGTTGCAGCAGACCCATGTAAACCTCGAGATTTGCTGGACTACCGGATAATGGCTGTACATTTACACCCCATTCATCCGGATTCAAATTGAATGCCCTTAATGCCCTGCTTATACAAAGGCGTTCCAATTTGTCAACAACATCGCAACCACCGTAGTAACGCCTCCCGGGGTAACCTTCCGAATACTTGTTTGTGAAAACAGATCCCAGTGCTTCAAGAACAGCGGTGCTTACCATATTCTGAGCAACGGTGCATAATGTTACCAACAATGTAGTATGTAAACATATAGAGGCTGTACTCTTAGTAGACTACTTAAAAGAGCACATAAACTGGCTAGAGTTGTCCAAGGAGCGTGAACGTACCTCTGATGCAATCAAGTCGATGGAGTCGCGCTGCCTTTCACGTTCTTCTTGGAGAATCTCGTAGATTTCCGGGTCAGCCTGCTGCAGCGGCATGCTATCGGTAGAAATTGCAAGTTTCCTGGTAGTAGCCATCGTGTGTAATCGAGTGGAAGGTCGATTAGACAAGGGATAGTGGCACAAGAATGCCGGTAAAAGGTAGAGTTTCCGCGTTGTTTACAGATAGACAGAACTACAATCGTAGTTCTACTATGTATATTCCTgtttaaatattatattatgttACACATGTCACTTTTTGGTAACAAAAACAGAGCGATGGGGCAGTAGAGAAGCATTATACCATGTGTGTTACTAAAAAAGGTATTCACAGTGGATCAACTCTTTGCAATAGGTACTACATTACACCATGTTATCGCGTGATTCAGCTGCTTCCTTCCCTGTTAGCTTTGCAGGTGATTTGGGCCTCAGGTTTTCAATTTCCTCTGAAGTGCCCATCAAGCGGCCGCCACGGTGGTCCTGTACTTGGGGCCAGCATCCATTTCCACTGGTCCACTTGAGCAATTCATCGGCGTTGTAGTTGGTACTGGTTACTGCAGGTCCTACGGTGACCCATCCGTTACGAATGCTATCGTCGCTGCCAAACAACTCTAATTTCCGCCTACCCAGGCAAAAGCGGTCGATTATGTCAAATATTTCTTGCGGCTTGGTGTTTTTTTTGGTAAGGTATCGATCCATTTGCATCTGGATATCTTCGTTATCGTTTATGCGCAGGTTCAGCTCCATCTCTAGACTTTCACGTGGGTCACGTTCCTCTGCTATTATcacatcggtatccaggtTGGAGTGCACAAAGTAATCATCTTCGTTACGGCGTATGGGTCCTCGCAATCCAACTAAGCATCGTTCAGTAGTTTTGTGAAGCAGCCCCTGGTGTTCTCCGGGGGCATTGTTGCGCATTTTGAATGCGCTGTCCGCGTTTGTGTTACTCCAAGTAGCGTTAGTCTTTAGCCAGCAAATATCTTCGCACTTTCTGAAGCCCCAATGGCGCAACGCCGCACGGGCATCGTCCAGTGAGTAGTAATCACACCATATAAAGCAGAAGGACATAGCGTCGACTATTTTGTCGACTGGAACGTGTTCTATTAAATCGTCCAGTGTCCAACCAAAATTTTGTTTCAACGCTTTCATGCGCGGTGTACGCCAGGGCGGGTTGATGAGAACCACGTCGAATAAGACGCGTAGACTATCAAAGTCAAATGTGCGCAGATCGGCGCTTATATACCTCGCTGGAGTTGCACGCTTGGTTATTATTTCACGTTTAAGGTTTGATAATCGGTCAAGCTTCGGGTATTCGCCAAAGCGCTTACCTTCACCAACGTCTCGAACAAAATTTTGCGGTCGTTCTCCAGTGTCAACAAACCTCTGGTTGTAATCGTTTTGTACACGTTCTCTACCACGTGTTGCTATGAACGACCTTTTATCAGCTCTTTTGTTGTCTGTCCTAGTATCCGATTCAGCAGTAGTTGCTCCTGCATCCATACCACGACGCATTCCGTTATCACCCTTGCGTCGTGATCTCACTCGTTTCTTATTTGCATTCGGGGCACCTTGCATTAGGATCGCGGGAGGAAATGGTCCGTTCATTGGAAACGGAGGAAGCACTCCTCCGGGCATCATGTTCATAACCATGGGATTAAACGGCATTGCTGCCTTGGCATCGCTATCCTTCTTGCTATGATCTGTcatttttgcgatattacgAAATATATTATCGGCCATACCCACGATGACTCTCGCGGCCTACACACTATGCTGGGATAAAGACAACAGAAAATAACCACTATATCATTACAGCTATTTAGTTCCGAATATATAGCGTTTATCGTTATTAACTAATAATGACGATATATCGCTCAATGGCGTTTTTTTAACGTAGAAACATGTTTTCTACTTCCAGGGGGGGATGTTATCACCGCTACCGGAAACACCATTACGAGACTTAGGGACCTCGGGCTCCGAAGTCTGTCCAACCAAGCTAGGGGTGGCGGTATTAGTAGTCATAGAGGGGGCGGGAACCACATTCGTATGCGTAAAGTTATTGCTTGAAATAGTTAACCCAGTTTTGTCACCACTTATGCGAATTGGTGGCTGTGTACTACGTGGAGGCATGGTTGAACCTGCCTCAGCAGCGTTGACTTGCGGTTTAAAGCTCTTAAAAAAGTTCATCAACGATTGAAGTTCCTTACGACTCTCACCAGCCTGGTCACCCTCGGCCGCAGGCTTGCTGTCAGTAGCTACTTTCAGGGGGACAGCCTGTACCGGGGTTTCAGCCGCTACACGACTGGGGGCGTTACCATCTTCTCCCTCCTGGGCACGGGATACCTTGAATAGACTGTTACGTTGCGCTTCCTTCATGGCAATTTTACGTTTCTTTTCCTTCTCACGCTGCTCTACCATGCTGTCCAGTATGTTTAGAACAAATGAACCGGGTGGTTGCGCAGCGCGTCGTGCAGCAGGCACTGGTGATTTATCATCCGAGTGAGGTTGAGCTGACTGTTCGGATGAAGGTTGCTTCCTCAGCTGCCGTCGAGGATCAGCGTCTACCCGCGCTGGTTGTGAAGCATCTCTGATTGCCTTCCACTTCTTTATTAAGTCAGTAGCCTTAAGTTTCACCTGGTCGCTCTCACATTCATAGTCTAGACCAAGCTTTGCATTCTTGCCACCTGTTGCGATACCGTTTATGGGAATGCCGATTCGAGATGACTGCAACACTGGGAATGAGATGTCCAACTTATTGAGAAGGGCCAGTGCCTTTAGCAGGTAGTTGGTACTGGATCTTATTTTCCCATTCAATGCCAGGTAATCCAATGTTGATCTCAGATAAACGACGCCGCGTAAACGGATGAAGTTATCCAATGCTGCTGGGAACGCTTGAAGTAAGATATCGAGAAGACATGTGTTGGCAAATTCATCACGCATATAATAGTGGCATGCCCATATAAAATTGCTCATAACCACAAAAGAATTGAGCGCGATAGCATTCTCACGCGCTGTGTAGTAATATCGCTGGAAATACCTGTTCTTCGACACGTCGTGGGCGGGCGTTGAGTCGCCGCGTAGACCGTAGTATAATATTGAAGATGTACTTAAATATGATTCCACATGTTCAGAGGTTATGTGCGGGGACTGACGGGTCATAAAGTAACGATGAAGGCTTTCACCGATAGATGGGCACATGGAAAAACGTGCCGCGTGCACGCAACGCCATTCATTCTGGTACCATGAATTCAGGTTATTTAATATTTCCTCACTGAGGCCGTCTACCTTGGATAGAGTAGCTACACGAGATAAAATGCGATCGGACAATGGACGTAATCTTATTTGCGTTATTGATGCTCCAGCAGCCTCAGGAACATTGGAAGGCTCAGGTGAGTCCGCTGCCTTAGGACTGTCATCTGGCATTTTGGACGCACAAATGACAATCCACTAAACATTGAGGACGTCAAACGGTAGACTAATTCAGAGACGTATGCCATCCAGACCCCATTATGCACATTATTGTCAATATCTAGCTATGGAATCCAGATAATTAGTTACAACTATACTACAGCCTTCTGTagtcaaatgtgtaataccAGGTATAGATATGTTACAGTTTTAACTATTGGTTGTACTCGTGGAT
Proteins encoded in this region:
- a CDS encoding putative ATP synthase F1 beta chain, encoding MCALFRSISGSIGRCLHRSVLHPTRRFSGNATTSSHLQKGSISQVIGAIVDVKFDGTPPPILNALWVDTPEGRLSLEVAQHLGNGVARTIAMSATEGLTRGQEVVDSGNPITIPVGESTLGRIMNVTGDPLDGCGPIPDSKRLSIHREAVSFSDQRTDEALLITGIKVVDLLAPYAKGGKIGLFGGAGVGKTVLIMELINNVAKKHGGFSVFAGVGERTREGNELYHEMMETGVIKRRQLEDGTFDFSGSKAALVYGQMNEPPGARARVALTGLTVAEYFRDEEGQDVLLFIDNIYRFTQAGSEVSALLGRIPSAVGYQPTLATDLGALQERITTTNKGSITSVQAVYVPADDITDPAPATTFSHLDATTVLSRSIAELGIYPAVDPLDSTSRMLSANIVGQEQYDAARGVQKILQDYKSLQDIIAILGMDELSEQDKFVVARARKVQRFLSQPFQVAEVFTGKPGRFVELQDTISGVKEILEGECDDMPEMAFYMVGGLQEAKEKAAEMSKTK
- a CDS encoding putative serine hydroxymethyltransferase 5, translating into MATTRKLAISTDSMPLQQADPEIYEILQEERERQRDSIDLIASENMVSTAVLEALGSVFTNKYSEGYPGRRYYGGCDVVDKLERLCISRALRAFNLNPDEWGVNVQPLSGSPANLEVYMGLLQPHDKIMGLRLASGGHLTHGFYVGQKKISATAVFYTSLQYDVNKETGLLDYDDMERLAKAYCPKLIIAGASCYSRYWDYKRCREIADKVGAYLMADIAHIAGLIAGEAHPSPFEYCHVVTTTTHKTLKGPRAGMIFFNKKIDPTIEDKINNAVFPTVQGGPHNNAIASLAVQLKTVMSPEWKVYAKNIVENARRLAIECESRGFLVVTGGTDNHTVVINLKPFGVNGNKAEHICNAINVTVSKSTVPGDVSAMNPSGLRLGTAMIVARGAVPEDMAFIAEALLEAVKITQSIQESHGENHEDFKRGAEGNERIAALRKKVVDWIRQFPIIS
- a CDS encoding MT-A70 family protein, with protein sequence MTDHSKKDSDAKAAMPFNPMVMNMMPGGVLPPFPMNGPFPPAILMQGAPNANKKRVRSRRKGDNGMRRGMDAGATTAESDTRTDNKRADKRSFIATRGRERVQNDYNQRFVDTGERPQNFVRDVGEGKRFGEYPKLDRLSNLKREIITKRATPARYISADLRTFDFDSLRVLFDVVLINPPWRTPRMKALKQNFGWTLDDLIEHVPVDKIVDAMSFCFIWCDYYSLDDARAALRHWGFRKCEDICWLKTNATWSNTNADSAFKMRNNAPGEHQGLLHKTTERCLVGLRGPIRRNEDDYFVHSNLDTDVIIAEERDPRESLEMELNLRINDNEDIQMQMDRYLTKKNTKPQEIFDIIDRFCLGRRKLELFGSDDSIRNGWVTVGPAVTSTNYNADELLKWTSGNGCWPQVQDHRGGRLMGTSEEIENLRPKSPAKLTGKEAAESRDNMV
- a CDS encoding TFIIS helical bundle-like domain family protein, producing the protein MPDDSPKAADSPEPSNVPEAAGASITQIRLRPLSDRILSRVATLSKVDGLSEEILNNLNSWYQNEWRCVHAARFSMCPSIGESLHRYFMTRQSPHITSEHVESYLSTSSILYYGLRGDSTPAHDVSKNRYFQRYYYTARENAIALNSFVVMSNFIWACHYYMRDEFANTCLLDILLQAFPAALDNFIRLRGVVYLRSTLDYLALNGKIRSSTNYLLKALALLNKLDISFPVLQSSRIGIPINGIATGGKNAKLGLDYECESDQVKLKATDLIKKWKAIRDASQPARVDADPRRQLRKQPSSEQSAQPHSDDKSPVPAARRAAQPPGSFVLNILDSMVEQREKEKKRKIAMKEAQRNSLFKVSRAQEGEDGNAPSRVAAETPVQAVPLKVATDSKPAAEGDQAGESRKELQSLMNFFKSFKPQVNAAEAGSTMPPRSTQPPIRISGDKTGLTISSNNFTHTNVVPAPSMTTNTATPSLVGQTSEPEVPKSRNGVSGSGDNIPPWK